A genomic window from Ideonella sp. WA131b includes:
- a CDS encoding ABC transporter ATP-binding protein: protein MSAHILLNVNGIEVIYNHVILVLKGVSLRVPEGGVVALLGGNGAGKTTTLRAVSNLLAGERGEVTKGSIELRGERIEKLSTADMVQRGVVQVMEGRHCFAHLTIEENLMTGAYTRKDGKGAVSATLEKVYDYFPRLKTRRTSQAAYTSGGEQQMCAIGRALMANPKMVLLDEPSMGLAPQIVEEVFEIVKDLNTKERTTFLLAEQNTNMALRYADYGYILENGRIVMDGEAKSLRENEDVKEFYLGMGGGDRKSFREVKSYKRRKRWLS, encoded by the coding sequence ATGAGTGCCCACATTCTTCTAAACGTTAACGGCATCGAGGTCATCTACAACCACGTGATCCTCGTGCTCAAGGGCGTTTCGCTGCGGGTGCCCGAGGGCGGGGTGGTCGCGCTGCTGGGTGGCAACGGCGCCGGCAAGACGACCACGCTGCGCGCGGTGAGCAACCTGCTCGCCGGCGAGCGGGGCGAGGTCACCAAGGGCTCGATCGAGCTGCGCGGCGAGCGCATCGAGAAGCTCAGCACCGCCGACATGGTGCAGCGCGGCGTGGTGCAGGTCATGGAGGGGCGGCATTGCTTCGCGCACCTCACGATCGAAGAGAACCTGATGACCGGCGCCTACACCCGCAAGGACGGCAAGGGCGCCGTCAGCGCCACCTTGGAGAAGGTCTACGACTACTTTCCGCGCCTGAAGACGCGGCGCACCAGCCAGGCCGCCTACACCTCGGGTGGCGAGCAGCAGATGTGCGCCATCGGCCGCGCACTGATGGCCAACCCGAAGATGGTGCTGCTCGACGAGCCCAGCATGGGCCTGGCGCCGCAGATCGTGGAAGAGGTGTTCGAGATCGTGAAGGACCTCAACACCAAGGAAAGAACCACCTTCCTGCTGGCCGAGCAGAACACCAATATGGCGCTGCGCTACGCCGACTACGGCTACATCCTCGAAAACGGCCGCATCGTGATGGACGGCGAGGCCAAGTCGCTGCGCGAGAACGAGGACGTCAAGGAGTTCTACCTGGGCATGGGCGGCGGTGACCGCAAGAGCTTCCGCGAGGTGAAGAGCTACAAGCGGCGCAAGCGCTGGCTGTCGTGA
- a CDS encoding AMP-binding protein, with protein MAALPAQLRAAQALPAMAGLLAGIDADTLTSRAALARVPVTRKHTLLERQQAAREATPGRVHDPFGGFSAIGWRATGATRRARRVFQSPGPIYEPEGEAPDHWHCARAMQAAGFVAGDLVHNSFSYHLTPGAWIMESGALALGCTVFPGGTGHTELQLQAMQHLEPDAYAGTPSFLRILLEKAAELGVALPRLRKAMLSGEAFPPSLRDWLAERGVAGYQAYATAEFGVIAYETAAREGLVVDEAVLVEIVRPGTDDPVSDGEVGEVVVTALTPDYPLLRFGTGDLSAVLPGRCPTGRTNTRIKGWLGRADQTAKVRGMFVHPSQVAEVLKRHPELGRARLVVAGEMAADTMTLRVEAGSRPTGLAEAVATSVREVTKLRAEIELVEPGSLPNDGKVIEDARSYR; from the coding sequence ATGGCCGCGCTGCCGGCGCAGTTGCGCGCTGCCCAGGCCCTGCCGGCGATGGCCGGGCTGCTCGCCGGCATCGACGCCGACACACTCACCAGCCGCGCCGCGCTGGCGCGCGTGCCGGTCACGCGCAAGCACACGCTGCTCGAGCGCCAGCAGGCGGCGCGCGAGGCCACTCCCGGCCGCGTGCACGACCCCTTCGGCGGCTTCAGCGCCATCGGCTGGCGGGCCACCGGCGCCACGCGCCGTGCGCGGCGCGTGTTCCAGTCGCCGGGCCCCATCTATGAACCTGAGGGCGAGGCCCCCGACCATTGGCACTGCGCGCGCGCCATGCAGGCCGCCGGCTTCGTGGCCGGCGATCTCGTGCACAACAGCTTCAGCTACCACCTGACGCCCGGCGCCTGGATCATGGAAAGTGGCGCGCTCGCCCTGGGCTGCACCGTGTTCCCCGGTGGCACCGGCCACACCGAGCTGCAGCTGCAGGCCATGCAGCACCTCGAGCCCGACGCCTACGCCGGCACGCCCAGCTTCCTGCGCATCCTGCTGGAGAAGGCGGCCGAGCTGGGCGTGGCGCTGCCGCGGCTGAGGAAGGCGATGCTCAGCGGCGAGGCCTTCCCGCCCAGCCTGCGCGACTGGCTGGCCGAACGCGGCGTGGCCGGCTACCAGGCCTACGCCACGGCCGAGTTCGGCGTCATCGCCTACGAGACGGCGGCACGCGAGGGGCTGGTGGTCGACGAGGCCGTGCTGGTGGAGATCGTCCGCCCCGGCACCGACGACCCTGTGTCCGACGGCGAGGTGGGCGAGGTCGTCGTCACCGCGCTCACGCCCGACTACCCGCTGCTGCGCTTTGGCACCGGCGACCTGTCGGCCGTGCTGCCCGGCCGCTGCCCCACAGGGCGCACCAACACCCGCATCAAGGGTTGGCTGGGCCGCGCCGACCAGACCGCCAAGGTGCGCGGGATGTTCGTGCACCCCAGCCAGGTGGCCGAGGTGCTCAAGCGACACCCCGAGCTCGGTCGCGCCCGTCTGGTGGTAGCCGGCGAGATGGCCGCCGACACGATGACGCTGCGCGTGGAGGCGGGCTCGCGCCCCACCGGACTGGCCGAGGCCGTGGCCACGAGCGTGCGCGAGGTGACCAAACTGCGGGCCGAGATCGAGCTGGTGGAGCCGGGCAGCCTGCCCAACGACGGCAAGGTCATCGAAGACGCCCGCAGCTACCGCTGA
- a CDS encoding tripartite tricarboxylate transporter substrate binding protein BugD, producing the protein MKKSLVALATVVISGAAMAWPEKPITIVVPFAAGGPTDKVARDFGVAVQKQIPNSTVIIENVGGAGGTLGAARVAKAAPDGHTFLLHHIGMATSPALYRNLPYKTLDDFEYVGMINEVPMTLVGRSTLPANNYAELVRWLEANRGKINLANAGLGAASHLCGLLFQQAVKIDMTTIPYKGTGPAMTDLLGGQVDLMCDQTTNTTQQIAGGKVKAFAVTTSRRLSTPALASLPTLDEAGLKGFNVSVWHGLYAPKGTPAAVLTRVNTALKAAIKDTAFVSSMESLGAVIVNDARINPAEHKRFVETEIAKWGPVIRAAGEYAD; encoded by the coding sequence ATGAAGAAGAGCCTCGTTGCCCTGGCCACCGTCGTCATCAGCGGTGCCGCGATGGCCTGGCCCGAAAAGCCCATCACCATCGTCGTGCCCTTCGCCGCCGGAGGCCCCACCGACAAGGTGGCGCGCGACTTCGGCGTGGCGGTGCAGAAGCAGATCCCGAACTCGACCGTCATCATCGAGAACGTCGGTGGTGCCGGCGGCACGCTGGGCGCTGCGCGCGTGGCCAAGGCCGCGCCGGACGGCCACACCTTCCTGCTGCACCACATCGGCATGGCCACCAGCCCGGCCCTGTACCGCAACCTGCCCTACAAGACGCTCGACGACTTCGAGTACGTGGGCATGATCAACGAAGTGCCGATGACGCTGGTCGGCCGCAGCACATTGCCGGCGAACAACTACGCCGAGCTCGTGCGCTGGCTCGAGGCCAACCGCGGCAAGATCAACCTGGCCAACGCCGGCCTGGGCGCTGCCTCGCACCTGTGCGGGCTGCTGTTCCAGCAGGCCGTCAAGATCGACATGACGACGATCCCCTACAAGGGCACGGGTCCGGCCATGACCGACCTGCTCGGCGGCCAGGTCGACCTGATGTGCGACCAGACCACCAACACCACGCAGCAGATCGCGGGCGGCAAGGTCAAGGCCTTCGCGGTGACGACCAGCCGGCGCCTGAGCACCCCGGCCCTGGCCAGCCTGCCCACCCTGGACGAAGCCGGCCTGAAGGGCTTCAACGTCAGCGTCTGGCACGGCCTTTACGCGCCCAAGGGCACGCCGGCCGCCGTGCTGACGCGTGTGAACACGGCGCTGAAGGCCGCGATCAAGGACACGGCTTTCGTGTCGAGCATGGAGTCGCTGGGCGCGGTGATCGTCAACGACGCTCGCATCAACCCCGCCGAGCACAAGCGCTTCGTCGAGACCGAGATCGCCAAGTGGGGCCCGGTGATCCGCGCGGCTGGGGAATACGCGGACTGA
- the dtd gene encoding D-tyrosyl-tRNA(Tyr) deacylase: MIALVQRVREARVEMAGRVTGAIGPGLLVLVCAEPADTGATAARLVDKIAKLRIFADEAGKMNHSVQDVGGALLVVSQFTLAADLSGGNRPSFTGAAPPALGRVLYEAVLAQARLRLGRVEAGEFGADMQVHLVNDGPVTIPITLR, from the coding sequence ATGATCGCCCTCGTGCAGCGCGTCCGCGAGGCGCGCGTGGAGATGGCCGGCCGCGTCACCGGCGCCATCGGCCCGGGCTTGCTGGTGCTGGTGTGCGCTGAGCCTGCGGACACCGGGGCCACGGCCGCGAGGCTCGTGGACAAGATCGCGAAGCTGCGCATCTTTGCCGACGAGGCCGGCAAGATGAACCACAGCGTGCAGGACGTCGGCGGCGCGCTGCTCGTGGTGAGCCAGTTCACGCTGGCTGCCGACCTCAGCGGCGGCAACCGGCCCAGCTTCACCGGTGCCGCGCCGCCGGCCCTGGGCCGCGTGCTCTATGAGGCGGTGCTGGCCCAGGCCCGTCTGCGCCTGGGCCGGGTCGAGGCAGGCGAGTTCGGTGCCGACATGCAGGTCCACCTGGTGAACGACGGGCCGGTGACGATCCCGATCACGCTGCGCTGA
- a CDS encoding tyrosine--tRNA ligase produces MSQPQATARVPASGPDFPVTDRTREALAVSRRGCEELLPEADWLKKLARSEATGQPLRIKLGLDPTAPDIHIGHTVVLNKMRQLQDLGHTVIFLIGDFTSMIGDPSGRNTTRPPLTREQIEANASTYYQQASLVLDPAKTEIRYNSEWSDALGTRGLIQLSARYTLARLLERDDFTRRHRAGTPISIHELLYPLMQGYDSVALKSDLELGGTDQKFNLLVGRALQQEYGQEPQCILTMPLLEGLDGVEKMSKSKNNYIGITEDANTMFAKVLSIADAPMWRWFTLLSFRPEAEIAALRREVEAGRNPKDAKVMLAKEITARFHSAKAADDAEADFQRRAAGGIPDEVPEVALSGAPMPIGTLLKAAGLVPSTNEGLRMVEQGGVRIDGGAVSDKGLKVGAGTVVVQVGKRKFARVTLTA; encoded by the coding sequence ATGTCACAGCCCCAGGCCACCGCGCGTGTGCCGGCCAGCGGCCCGGACTTCCCGGTCACCGACCGCACGCGCGAAGCCCTGGCCGTGTCGCGTCGCGGCTGCGAAGAACTGCTCCCCGAGGCCGACTGGCTGAAAAAACTGGCCCGCAGCGAGGCCACCGGCCAGCCGCTGCGCATCAAGCTCGGCCTGGATCCGACCGCCCCCGACATCCATATCGGCCACACGGTGGTCCTGAACAAGATGCGCCAGCTGCAGGACCTGGGGCATACGGTGATCTTTCTCATCGGCGACTTCACGTCGATGATCGGCGACCCTTCGGGCCGCAACACCACACGCCCGCCGCTCACGAGGGAACAGATCGAGGCCAACGCCAGCACCTACTATCAGCAGGCGAGCCTGGTGCTCGACCCGGCCAAGACCGAGATCCGCTACAACAGCGAGTGGTCCGACGCGCTCGGCACACGCGGACTCATCCAACTCTCGGCCCGGTACACCCTGGCGCGGCTCCTGGAGCGTGACGACTTCACCAGGCGCCACAGGGCTGGCACGCCGATCAGCATTCACGAGTTGCTGTACCCGCTGATGCAGGGCTACGACTCGGTGGCCTTGAAGAGCGATCTCGAGCTCGGCGGCACCGACCAAAAGTTCAACCTGCTCGTGGGCCGCGCGCTGCAGCAGGAGTACGGCCAGGAGCCTCAGTGCATCCTGACGATGCCGCTGCTCGAGGGCCTCGACGGCGTCGAGAAGATGTCGAAGAGCAAGAACAACTACATCGGCATCACCGAAGACGCCAACACCATGTTCGCCAAGGTGCTGAGCATCGCCGACGCGCCGATGTGGCGCTGGTTCACGCTGCTGAGCTTCCGCCCCGAGGCCGAGATCGCGGCGCTCCGGCGCGAGGTCGAGGCCGGCCGCAACCCGAAGGACGCCAAGGTGATGCTCGCCAAGGAGATCACCGCACGCTTCCACTCGGCGAAGGCGGCCGACGACGCCGAGGCGGATTTCCAGCGCCGCGCCGCGGGCGGCATCCCTGACGAGGTGCCCGAGGTGGCGCTGTCCGGCGCCCCCATGCCCATCGGCACGCTGCTCAAGGCGGCCGGGCTGGTGCCCAGCACCAACGAGGGCCTGCGGATGGTCGAGCAGGGCGGCGTGCGCATCGACGGCGGCGCGGTCTCCGACAAGGGCCTGAAGGTCGGCGCCGGCACGGTGGTGGTGCAGGTGGGCAAGCGCAAGTTCGCGCGCGTCACGCTGACCGCCTGA
- a CDS encoding M23 family metallopeptidase: MPPRTFREHLESLARRHRGTLVAAGVALLAGFGITAIAVAPLAPDAADLPRRSITETVTPPDLSAQLEALAAHTLTLTRSDVTRSTDTAEALLSRLGVRDVLAADFLRSDATARQLLSGRGGRLVQVQTTAEGFLEELVARWPSAAADAGRTHFTRLTMRRGPDGRWTAETATAAYGTEQRLASGTIASTLFAATDDAGLPDTVAAQIADIFSTQIDFHRELRRGDSFSVVYESLTADGQPVPWNEGAGRVLAAEFVNGGRAHHAVWFTREDGRGGYYGADGRSLRRSFLASPMEFSRVTSGFAMRFHPLLQRWRQHLGVDYAAPVGTPVRTVADGVVSFSGWQNGYGRTIEIDHGNGRTTLYAHLSRHDVKRGQRVQQGQRIGAVGMTGWTTGPHLHFEFRVNGTHQDPLRIAKASEAGVLDGASRPRFDQMVLQVRNKLELAESLTAPVVASR, from the coding sequence ATGCCGCCCCGCACTTTCCGCGAACACCTCGAGTCCCTGGCGCGCCGCCATCGCGGCACGCTGGTGGCGGCCGGCGTGGCGCTGCTGGCCGGTTTTGGCATCACGGCCATCGCCGTGGCCCCGCTGGCGCCGGATGCGGCCGACCTGCCGCGCCGCAGCATCACCGAGACCGTGACGCCGCCGGACTTGTCGGCCCAGCTTGAGGCCCTGGCGGCACACACCCTCACCTTGACACGCAGCGACGTCACCCGTAGCACCGACACCGCCGAGGCGCTGCTCTCGCGGCTTGGTGTGCGCGATGTCCTGGCGGCCGACTTCCTGCGCAGCGACGCCACGGCGCGGCAGTTGCTCAGCGGCCGCGGCGGCCGGCTGGTGCAGGTGCAGACCACGGCCGAAGGTTTCCTCGAAGAACTCGTCGCGCGCTGGCCGAGCGCCGCTGCAGACGCCGGCCGCACGCACTTCACGCGGCTGACCATGCGTCGCGGCCCGGATGGCCGCTGGACCGCCGAGACCGCCACCGCCGCTTATGGCACCGAGCAGCGCCTGGCCAGCGGCACCATCGCCTCCACCCTGTTTGCCGCCACCGACGACGCCGGGCTCCCAGACACCGTGGCGGCGCAGATCGCCGACATCTTCTCCACCCAAATCGATTTCCACCGCGAGCTGCGCCGCGGCGACAGCTTCAGCGTCGTCTACGAGTCCCTGACCGCCGACGGCCAGCCCGTGCCCTGGAACGAGGGTGCCGGCCGCGTGCTGGCGGCGGAGTTCGTCAACGGCGGTCGCGCGCACCATGCCGTGTGGTTCACGCGCGAAGACGGCCGCGGCGGCTACTACGGCGCCGACGGCCGCAGCCTGCGCCGCAGTTTCCTGGCCAGCCCGATGGAGTTTTCACGGGTCACCTCGGGCTTCGCGATGCGCTTCCATCCGCTGCTGCAGCGCTGGCGCCAACACCTCGGCGTGGACTACGCGGCCCCGGTGGGCACGCCGGTGCGGACGGTGGCCGATGGCGTCGTGAGCTTCTCGGGCTGGCAGAACGGCTACGGCAGGACGATCGAGATCGACCACGGCAACGGCAGGACGACGCTCTACGCCCACCTCAGTCGCCATGACGTCAAGCGCGGCCAGCGCGTGCAGCAGGGACAGCGCATCGGTGCCGTGGGCATGACCGGCTGGACCACCGGGCCGCACCTGCACTTCGAGTTCCGCGTCAACGGCACACATCAGGATCCGCTGCGCATCGCCAAGGCCTCTGAAGCCGGGGTGCTGGACGGCGCGTCGCGCCCGCGCTTCGACCAGATGGTGCTGCAAGTGCGCAACAAGCTTGAGCTGGCCGAGTCGCTGACCGCCCCGGTCGTCGCCTCCCGTTGA
- a CDS encoding anhydro-N-acetylmuramic acid kinase — MTAWIGLMSGSSLDGVDGVLALEENRGVLRGCAHVHLDFALELRAELLALNSPGNNELHRAALATNALMQVYAEAVATLLSRTSLARASVRAIGAHGQTVRHRPGEFDGSGYTLQLVNGALLSERAGIDVVCDFRSRDVAAGGQGAPLVPAFHAARFGRAGESLAVLNIGGIANLSLLDADGGVRGFDCGPGNVLMDAWIQRHRGEAFDDDGAWAARGRPLPALLACCLDEPYLSKAPPKSTGRDLFTPDWLTPRLDAAGATAADPADVMATLAEFTATAAVQALRTQQRGTTRLVVCGGGAWNAHVMRRLTALSGLPVVSSAAEGVPPEQVEAMAFAWLARACVRREPGNVPAVTGAAGPRVLGALYQAG; from the coding sequence ATGACAGCCTGGATCGGCCTGATGTCGGGCTCTTCGCTCGACGGCGTCGACGGCGTGCTGGCGCTCGAAGAGAACCGCGGCGTGCTGCGCGGCTGTGCCCACGTGCACCTGGACTTTGCGCTCGAATTGCGCGCCGAGCTGCTGGCGCTGAACAGCCCCGGCAACAACGAGCTGCACCGTGCGGCTCTCGCCACGAACGCGCTGATGCAGGTGTACGCCGAGGCGGTGGCGACACTGCTGAGTCGCACCAGCCTAGCGCGCGCGTCCGTTCGGGCCATCGGCGCCCATGGCCAGACGGTACGCCACCGGCCTGGCGAGTTCGACGGCAGTGGCTACACGCTGCAGCTCGTCAACGGCGCACTGCTGTCCGAGCGGGCCGGCATCGATGTGGTCTGCGACTTTCGCAGCCGCGACGTCGCGGCCGGCGGCCAGGGCGCACCGCTGGTCCCGGCCTTCCACGCCGCGCGCTTCGGCCGCGCGGGCGAGTCGCTGGCGGTGCTCAACATCGGCGGCATCGCCAATCTCAGCCTGCTCGATGCCGACGGCGGCGTGCGCGGCTTCGACTGCGGGCCGGGCAACGTGTTGATGGATGCGTGGATCCAGCGCCACCGCGGCGAGGCTTTCGACGACGATGGCGCCTGGGCCGCCCGTGGCCGACCGCTGCCGGCATTGCTGGCGTGCTGCCTGGACGAGCCTTACCTGTCGAAGGCGCCGCCCAAGAGCACGGGGCGGGATCTGTTCACGCCCGACTGGCTGACCCCGCGGCTCGACGCGGCCGGTGCCACCGCGGCCGATCCCGCTGACGTGATGGCCACGCTGGCGGAGTTCACGGCCACCGCCGCCGTGCAGGCCCTGCGGACGCAGCAGCGAGGCACGACGAGGCTGGTGGTCTGCGGGGGCGGCGCCTGGAATGCCCACGTGATGCGGCGCCTGACGGCACTGTCTGGCCTGCCGGTGGTGTCGAGCGCCGCCGAGGGTGTGCCGCCCGAACAGGTGGAGGCCATGGCCTTCGCATGGTTAGCCCGAGCCTGCGTGCGGCGCGAGCCTGGCAATGTGCCCGCCGTCACGGGCGCGGCCGGGCCGCGGGTGCTGGGAGCTCTTTACCAAGCGGGCTAG
- the erpA gene encoding iron-sulfur cluster insertion protein ErpA, with the protein MNAIAEALPTATDEMPVPLIFTDSAAAKVADLVAEEGNPELKLRVFVQGGGCSGFQYGFTFDELVNEDDTQMSKNGVTLLIDAMSLQYLMGAEIDYKEDLQGAQFVIKNPNASTTCGCGSSFSV; encoded by the coding sequence ATGAACGCCATCGCCGAAGCCCTGCCCACCGCCACCGACGAGATGCCGGTGCCGCTGATCTTCACCGACAGCGCCGCGGCCAAAGTGGCCGATCTGGTGGCCGAGGAAGGCAACCCCGAACTCAAGCTGCGCGTTTTCGTGCAGGGCGGCGGCTGCTCGGGTTTTCAGTACGGGTTCACTTTCGACGAGCTTGTCAACGAAGACGACACGCAGATGTCCAAGAACGGTGTCACGCTGCTGATCGATGCCATGAGCCTGCAGTACCTGATGGGCGCCGAGATCGACTACAAGGAAGACCTCCAGGGTGCGCAGTTCGTGATCAAGAACCCGAACGCCTCGACGACCTGCGGCTGCGGGTCGTCGTTCTCAGTCTAG
- a CDS encoding polymer-forming cytoskeletal protein, whose translation MSWLGKKRPPPIRSLIGDGMVFQGSVRFREGLRIDGQVNGDVIADGDGRSILVIGDNARVHGRVAASHVIISGEVCGPVHSTEMLELQPKARVTGDIRYELLEVHPGALVDGELKPLKSAEKPALKLAASNEA comes from the coding sequence ATGAGCTGGCTCGGCAAGAAGCGCCCACCCCCCATCCGCAGCCTCATCGGTGACGGCATGGTGTTTCAGGGCTCCGTCCGCTTCCGCGAGGGGCTGCGCATCGACGGCCAGGTGAACGGCGACGTGATCGCCGACGGCGATGGCCGCAGCATCCTGGTGATCGGCGACAATGCCCGGGTGCACGGGAGGGTGGCGGCCAGCCATGTGATCATCAGCGGTGAAGTGTGTGGTCCCGTGCACAGCACCGAGATGCTCGAGTTGCAGCCCAAGGCTCGCGTCACCGGGGACATTCGCTACGAGTTGCTGGAAGTGCATCCCGGGGCGCTGGTCGACGGCGAGCTCAAGCCGCTGAAGAGCGCCGAGAAGCCCGCACTCAAGCTTGCTGCGTCCAACGAAGCCTGA